ATATACGTACACAAATGCGACCAACAAAAGGGCATAACAATCCTGAAATTAAGTTTCAGGTACCTACTATGATTGCACCTGGAAAACGTACCTCTACGTATGCTAAGATAGATTGGGGTGTGGCTACAATGTATTTGCCTTGGTACAATTATTTATATTATGGTGATGATGCTATAGTAAAAGAATACTACGAGGAAATGAAAAATTTAACCAACTTTTATCTCAATTTTAAAGGTAAAAATGGCATTATGCAAGACGGTATGGGAGATTGGTGTCCACCACGATGGGATAGAAGACTAAATCCAAGTGCTATGGAGTGTGATCCTATAATTTCTGCTAATGCATATTTTTATGATGTTTTAGGAATCATGGAAAAGTTTGCTGAGATAAATAATGATAAAGATTTTTCTCAAAAAATGAAAAATGAAAAAAACGCTTTAAAAACAGCCTTTAATAAAGAGTTTTTAGTGAATATTAATGATACGGAAAACAAATGGTATCAAAGTCAAACAGCAACTGTACAGGCTTTACAATTTGGTTTAGCACCAGAAAACGAAATTGAAAACATTGTAAATGGTTTGGTGTATGATATTGTTCAGGTTAAAGGAGGTCATCATTCTACAGGAATTCATGGTAACAGATATATTTATACGGTTTTAAGTAAGTACGGAAAAGCAGATTTGGCATATGAAATTTTAACAACTCCAGATTTTCCGAGTCAAATCTATATTATGAATTCAGGTTTTACCACATGGCCAGAACGTCAGTTTGAGTGGGAAACTATGGAGGGACCAACCAATTCTTTAAATCATCCAATGCATAGTGGTTTTGCTGCGTATTTCTTTGAGTCTTTAGGAGGAATAAAGTCTTCTAAAACTCAAGTAGGTTATAAAATGTTTACTGTAAAACCAGAATTCCCATCAAAAATTAATAAAACTACTGTTGACGTACCTACACCTTATGGTACCATTCATAATAGTTGGGAGTTAAAACAGAATGATTTAGTAATGAAATTAGAAGTGCCTTTTAATACAAAAGCTAAGCTTGTTTTAACTGAAAAAGAACTGGAAACATTAACTATTAATAATGAGCTTTTAATAGATGTTAAAGAAACATACAATTTAGAAGTTGTAGAAAATACGAACGTAATTTTAGGTTCAGGTAATTATCAAATTAAGTATAAAAAGTTTTAATAAATTTTAAAAAGAAGAAGATGTCGTATTCAGGAGTATATAAAATATTAATGGTTATATCAGCAGCAACTTTTTTTGCTTGTAATTTAAAACCCAAAAAAAATACAATACCAACTAAAGAAATAGTCAAAGTACAAACAGGTAGTTGGGGAGATCAAGGAGATGGAACTTATATCAATCCTATCCTAAATGCAGATTATCCAGATTCTGATATAGAGCAAGTAGGAGATACTTATTATATGATTACTTCCAAACAACACATGTCTCCAGGAATGCCAATTTTGGAATCTAAAGACATGGTAAACTGGACTAATGTAGGGCATGTTTTTAATAGCTTGTCATGGGCACCTGAGTACAATTGGGATAGAATGAATGGTTATTCTTTTGGAGTTTGGGCTGGAGATTTTGCATATCATGAAGGTACTTGGTATTGTTACCAAATAGATTACCAACACGGTTTAATGGTTTCAACAGCAAAGGATATTAAAGGACCGTGGAGCAAACCTATTTTTATGCTATCTAAATCTAAAGTTTTAGATGATCCGGCTGTATTTTGGGATGAAGAAACTCATAAAGCTTATGTTATTGTAAATACGGCAGGAAAACAAAAAGGCGCAAATAATACTATTGAAGGAAACGAAAATAGAATTTATGAAATGAGTTGGGATGGTACCAAAATTTTGGATGAAGGAAAATTGGTATACACAGGAATGGGAGCAGAAGCTGCTAAAATTTATAAAATAGATGGTGTTTGGTATATCTTTTTAGCACAATGGACCATTGGAGATAAGTCTACAAAACCAGGGGTTAAAAATCCTAAAAATGATAGGAAACAAATTGTTTTACGTTCAAAAGAAAGTATTTATGGCCCGTATGAAGTAAAAACGGTTTTAGAAAAAGGAACAGTATTTAATAATCGAAGTGCAAGTCAAGGAGCATTAATGCAAGCTCCAGATAAATCTTGGTGGTATATGCATCAATTAATTCAAAATGATGATATTCCGTTTCAAGGTCGCCCGCAATGTTTAGAACCTGTAAATTGGGTAGATGGTTGGCCTATTATTGGGGTTGATGAGGATAATGATGGTATAGGAGAACCTGTAAAACAACATAAAAAACCTATAGAAGGTTACCCAATTTCAGCTCCAAGTTCAGACGATGATTTTTCATCAGCTAAGTTAGGATTGCAATGGGAATGGAATCATAACCCAAGAAATAGTCATTGGTC
Above is a genomic segment from Wenyingzhuangia fucanilytica containing:
- a CDS encoding glycoside hydrolase 43 family protein, with product MSYSGVYKILMVISAATFFACNLKPKKNTIPTKEIVKVQTGSWGDQGDGTYINPILNADYPDSDIEQVGDTYYMITSKQHMSPGMPILESKDMVNWTNVGHVFNSLSWAPEYNWDRMNGYSFGVWAGDFAYHEGTWYCYQIDYQHGLMVSTAKDIKGPWSKPIFMLSKSKVLDDPAVFWDEETHKAYVIVNTAGKQKGANNTIEGNENRIYEMSWDGTKILDEGKLVYTGMGAEAAKIYKIDGVWYIFLAQWTIGDKSTKPGVKNPKNDRKQIVLRSKESIYGPYEVKTVLEKGTVFNNRSASQGALMQAPDKSWWYMHQLIQNDDIPFQGRPQCLEPVNWVDGWPIIGVDEDNDGIGEPVKQHKKPIEGYPISAPSSDDDFSSAKLGLQWEWNHNPRNSHWSLTERKGWLRLKASKVLPNKKGYGPNINEWTNNDGSDSDFWRASNTLSQRIMGITTGTAVAKFDISGMKPHQLAGFVRYGGVFNLLGIEVDAHGKKHLFYMNPMAEKVTGPELTGNDLYVKTSNNSNQATYEYSFDGKDFKSFGPTFTIAFGKWTGDRLGFFSWNEKEDAGYIDVDWFTYDYDGPKATNKE